The nucleotide sequence TCTTTCCGATGATAAAGCCGAATTTCTTTTATGACAGTGAGAAAACAGAGCAGAAAAGAGAGGAAGCAATAAAGAATATATCTCCTGTTATAATTAAAAAAGATCAAGTAATAATTAGTTCGGGAGAAACTGTAACAGAGAATCATATTTCTATTTTGGACAGTTTGGGATTACTTAAGACATCTAATGTGAATTGGAAATTAAATATTTCTATAATTTTTCTAATTTTCTTTACATTTTTGATTGAGTATCTGTACTATAAAAGATACAGAAAGGAATGTATTAATAATGCTAATTATTTAAATGTTTTATTGATAATTAAACTTATCATTATAATTTTGGTTAGGGTTATTGGTGATCAGTACATATATATAGTTCCATTTGCTCTTGGACCTCTTGCAATAACAGCGTTAATTGATAATAAAGTATCTCTTATAACAAATTTAATGACACTTGTTTTGATAGCAATAATAACAAAATTTAATATTGTTGTGGTGTTCATAGGATTGTTTGATGTTATTTTGGGAGGTTTGTTTTTAAAGAGGATAAAGAATAGGATGCATTTTATTAAGTTATCTATCTGGTTTGGGATAACAAATGTAATAGTGTTGACGACTGTTTTTTGTATAATAGCAAATGTTAATTCTATTAAACTTATAGATATAGTATTATCATTCTTTAGCGGAATACTTTCCGCTATATTAGTAGCCGGAATATTACCTGTATTTGAAAATGTGTTTAATATAGTTACTTCCATGAAATTATTAGAATTGATCAATCCAGAACATCCACTTTTAAGAAAGCTAGTAGTTGAAGCACCAGGAACGTATAATCATAGTTTAATGGTTGCGAATTTATCCGAGGCTGCTAGTGATGCAATAGGAGCGAACTCACTTCTCACAAGGGTTTCTGCATATTATCATGATATTGGTAAGACTGGAAGACCATACTTTTTTAAAGAGAATCAGGTGGCAAATAAGAATCCTCATGATAGAATTGATCCACTTACGAGTGCTAATATAATTTTTTCTCATGTTAAGTATGGATTACAGCTTGCACGTGAGCATGGATTGCCTAAGTTTGTTGAACATGCAATAGAAGGTCATCATGCCAATACATTGGTTAAGTATTTTTATGTTATGGCTAAAAAGAATGCTGAAAATCCTGATCTTATTAAGGAAAAAGATTTTAGGTATGGAGGGGAATTACCTAGGACAAAAGAAGTTACTATTCTTATGTTTGCCGACAGTGTTGAGGCAGCTGTTAGGTCTTTGAGTGATCCAACACAGGAGAATATACGAAATACTATTGAAAACATAATTAATGATAAAATAAGTGATGGTCAATTAAAAAATAGTCCGATATCATTTAAAGATATTGAAATTATTAAACAATCATTTGCCAAAACACTAAAAGGTATTTATCATGAAAGAATAGAATATCCAAAGGACGATACAGGTGATAAACCCAAAGAAGAAAAGGATTAGGTGTTAATGTATATCAATATAGAAAATTGTCAAGATACTTTTAATATAGATGTTAATGATTTTATAAATGACGTTGTAAGATGTGTATTAAAATTTGAGGAAGTAGATATTGATTGTGAATTAAATGTATTTTTGGTTGATAATAAAAAGATAAGGGGAATTAATTTGGAGTATAGGGGTATAGATAAGTCTACAGACTGTCTATCTTTTCCTATGCTTAATTATAAAAAAGGAAATGTTTTTAAGAATCAATATAAGAATTATAAATTTAAGGATTATGAATTAGATGATGGAAGACTTATTTTAGGTGATATATTTATTTCGCTTGAGAAAGCAAATGAACAGTCTATAGAGTTTAATCATAGCTTTGATAGAGAAGTTAAATATTTATTAATACATTCATTGTTACATTTACTTGGTTATGATCATATTGAAGATTGTGAAAAACAAATAATGAGGCAGCGAGAAAAAATTATAATTAAAGATTTAAAAATATTTAGATAAACTTTATAGTTAGGGAGGAAGATTGATATCAAGGTAAAGAGGATAGTTGATAGTTTTAATAATGCATTAGAAGGTATGTTATATGCTGTTAGAACACAAATGAACATGAAAATACATTTGGTTATGGCATTTTTTATAATGTGCATATCTTTATTTTATGATATAACTAAAATTGAATTGATAATACTATCTTTAACAATAACGTTAGTTGTTTTTGCAGAGCTTATTAATACGGCTATTGAAGTAGCAATTGATGCTACAACAAATTATTATCATCCATTAGCTAAAATAGCTAAGAATATATCGGCAGGAGCAGTATTACTTACTGCACTTAATGCAGGTTTTATTGGATATTTAATATTTTGGGATAAAATAAGTAACTTTAGTTTTACAGTTATAAACAAAATTAAACAGAGTAATCCGTACATGGTATTTATTATTTTGTTTATGGTTGTTATATTCACTGTAATAGCTAAAGCTATATATGGGGAAGGAACTCCATTAAGAGGTGGAATGCCGAGTGGTCATAGTACTATTTCATTTTCTATAGCAACGATAATGGCGTTTATAACAAACGAACCTATTATTGTTGGGTTAAGCTTTATTATGGCGGTTATTGTTGCGCAGAGTAGAGTAGATACTGGAGTACATAGTTTGAATGAAGTTATTGTTGGAGCTTTTATAGGTATAGGGTTAACAGTTGTAATACTTAAAATATTTTATAATTAATTTTAGGAGGAGTATTGTTTGGATAAAGTATTGATACAAGATCTTATAGGTAAATCATTAGAAGTTAGAGAAAAAGCGTATGTTCCATATTCCAAATTTCCTGTAGGTTCTAGTGTTTTATTTGAGAATTCAAAAATATTTACTGGATGTAATGTGGAAAATGCATCTTTTGGAGCGAGTAATTGTGCTGAGAGGACTGCCATATTTAAGGCAGTTTCTGAAGGATATAGAAAGATATATGCGTTATGTGTTGTTGGATCTTTAAATGATTTTACATATCCTTGTGGAATATGCAGACAAGTTTTATCAGAGTTTGTTTTTGATATGAATATTCCAGTAATCATAGCTAAGAATAAAGAAGAGTATAGAGTACATAAATTAAGTGAAATTTTGCCGTATGATTTTGGAGTGAAAAATTTAATTTAGAAAGTATATGAGGTCGTTTAATGCACAAATCTGGATTTGTAAGTATAATTGGAAGAGCAAATGTTGGAAAATCAACTTTACTTAATAATTTTATAAATCAAAAATTAAGTATTGTATCGAGTAAGCCACAAACTACGAGAAATAATGTAATCGGGATATTGAATGATGAAAATTACCAAATAATATTTACGGATACTCCAGGGTATCACAAACCAAGATATAAATTGGGAAATTATATGATTAAATCTATTTCTGATGGTTTGAAAGAAACGGATATTATTATTTTTGTAGCTAACATTAGGAAAGAAATTCCAAGACTTGATCTTGAAATTTTAGAAAAGATAAAAGATTTTAATATTCCAAAAATATTTGTACTTAATAAATGTGACGAAATAAACAGCAAGGATATAATGGATGTATTATCCAGGTATAGTAAGATTCTTGATTTTAATGAGTATATACCAATATCAGCACTTAATGGGAAAAATGTTGATAAATTATTGGGGTTAATATTAAAATATTTACCTAACGGACCTAAGTATTACGACAGTGATCAGATGGCTGCTAATAACGAAAAATTCTTTATATCTGAGATTGTAAGAGAAAAAATTTTAAAACTTATACGTGATGAAGTTCCTCATGGCGTAGGAGTTGAAATAGTATCTATGAAGTATGATGATGAAAAGAAAAAATATAATATTGAAGGAAATATTTTTTGTGATAAGGAAACTCATAAAGTGATAATAATTGGTAAAAACGGGGAAATGTTAAAGAAAATTTCAACGTATTCACGTCAAGATATGGAAAGATTTTTAGGCAGTAAAGTGTATATACGTATGTGGGTTAAGGTTAGAAATAACTGGAGAGATGATAATAATCATCTTAAGAGTTTAGGATATAAGTAATTTTTGGAAGTATTTTGTATACTTCCTTTTTTATTTTGTAGTGAAATTATAATTAAGATATAATAAACACATATTTTGAAATTTTTAAAATAGGAGGTGAATATTTCATAAATACTTTTATGAAGTTAGAAATTGAAGTTAATTGATATAAAAGGTTTCGTATTAAAAGAGCAGACGTACAAGGAAAATGATAAGATTATATGGGTATTGTGTGAAAATATAGGTAAGGTATCCATATTAGCGAAAAATGCAAAGAAAATGAAAAATTCGAAGTTTGTACTTACTCAGTTATTTAGTTTGGTGCAACTTACTCTTGTTAAGGGTAAAAGTTTTTATTATATAGAAGATGGTTCTCTTATTAAAAATGTGAATTTTATAAATAATGAGGATATTATTTTCTATCTTTCTTATTTTTTTGAATTGCTTGATATTTCTTTTAATGATGGAGATGTGATAGATGTAAATTTTTTTAAAATTTTAATAAAGATATTTTTGATATTGGAATCAAATACCATAGATAAAGATTTAATATTGAGAATTTTTGAATTTAAATTGTTGAAAAAATTAGGATGTAATATAGAATTTGAAAAATGTAATTATTGTTCACAAAATTTGAAAGAAAGTGTAGTATGGTTTGATTTTACTTTTCAGAGCGTTGTATGTAATTCTTGTTCTAAATTAAAGGAGTTTAAGATTGAAAATAGAATTATAAACATTATGAGATTTTTAAGTAAACTTGATATTAGAAATATACCGAGATTAAGTGTAACCAGTAGTGATATGAAATTTATTTTTAATTTTAATAAAATTTTACTTGATCAAAATCTTATTAAAATGCCTAATAGTATAAAGTTTTTGGGAGGATATGAGTAATATGAGTGATAATTTATTGTTTCAAAACATGGAGATATTAAAAGAAAAATTTGGGGTTAGTTATAAAGAGGCGAAGGAAGTTTTACAAAACAATAATAATGATTTAATAGAAGCTTTGATATATCTTGAGGAGATATATCCTATTAAAGAAAAAAGTTGTTTAGTTAAGTCACATTTATTATATTTGAAAAATAGATTGTCTGACTTGTATGTTGAGGGAAGTAATCAGAGAATTATTTTTAGTAAGAATGATGAAGTGATATTGGATATTCCTCTAACAGCACTTATAATTAGTTCATTTACATTTGTATTATACCCTTTACTTTTACCGCTTCATATAGGGAGTATATTGTTGTTTGATATACAGGTGAAGGTTGTTGATAAATCAGGGAAAGTTTATGATGTGAATTCTAATGTGAAGCAAAAGGTAAGTGATACAATAGCAACATCTAAAGATAAGATAAATGATATTATTTTAAATGCAAATATTAAAGCAAAAACAGATGATATCAAGATGAAAGCAGTCGAATTTGGAAAAAAGGCAATGGAAAATTTTAATGGAATGGTTGAAAACAAAATAGCTAATACAATAAAAGAAAAATCCTCAAATTATGCTAAGTTCGTTTATGATGTGGAAACTGATCATATAACGGAAGAAATCAATTTTGATAATGATATAGAAAATGATAATGAGAATCATGATTTTATAGAAGTTACTGAATTTGCTGAAAGCTCAGATGTTGAAATTTCAAAAAACGAAGAAGATAGTATAAAAAATGAAAAAATTGCAGAAAATGAGTGAAAAATTGCGATAAATTGGATTTGATTTCCTGTAATAATAAATATTTAAATAATTTAATTTATATACAATAATTGTGAAATAATGTATAATTAAGTAGGTTTTAGTCAAACATTAAATTATGCGCAGCAGTATAATTTTATTTCTTAAGAATAAAAGGAGTGAATTAAATGTCTAAGAAGTATGTTTACCTTTTTAGTGAAGGTGATTCTTCTATGAAAAACCTTCTTGGAGGAAAAGGAGTTAACCTTTGTGAAATGACAAAAATTGGAGTTCCAGTTCCTCAAGGGTTTATCGTAAGCACAGAAGCATGTAATCAATATTATGAGGATGGGAAAGTTTTAACTTCAAGCATTGAGCAAGAAATTTATGAAACAATGAAGAAGTTAGAAAATATAACAGGCAAGCAATTTGGTGGAACAACTAATCCTCTATTAGTTTCAGTTAGATCAGGTGCTAGGGTTTCTATGCCTGGAATGATGGATACAATTTTAAATTTAGGATTAAATGATGAAGTTGTTGAAGTTATATCAAAATCAACAAATAATGAAAGATTTGCGTATGATTCTTACAGAAGATTCATTCAAATGTTTTCGGATGTTGTTATGGGTATTGAAAAGAAAAGCTTCGAAAATTTAATGGACGAGATGAAAGAGAAGAAGGGTGTTAAACTTGACACTGAGTTGAATGCTAATGACTTGAAAGAATTGGTAAAACAATTTAAGGATCATTATAAGAAAGAAAAAGGTGAAGATTTCCCAAGTGATCCTAAGAAACAATTAATTGAAGCGGTTGTTGCTGTATTTAGATCATGGAATAATCCAAGAGCTATAGTTTATAGAAGAATGAATGATTATCCATCAAGCTGGGGTACGGCAGTTAATGTTCAAGAAATGGTATTTGGTAATAAAGGTGAACAGTCAGGTACTGGAGTTGCTTTTTCAAGGAATCCATCCACAGGAGAGAATAAAATATTTGCTGAGTATCTAATGAATGCTCAAGGTGAGGATGTTGTTGCAGGTATAAGAACACCTGAACCAATTGAAACATTAGAGAAAAGGAATCCTGCCATATATAAAGAGTTCATGGATATAGTTGAAAAATTAGAGAAGCATTATAAAGATATGCAAGATATGGAATTTACGATTGAAGAAGGGAAACTATATTTCTTACAAACAAGAAACGGTAAGAGAACAGCTCAAGCAGCTTTAAAAATTGCTGTTGATTTAGTTGAGGAAAAGTTAATTAATAAAGAGGAAGCGATATTAAAGGTTGAACCTAAGCAATTGGATACATTGTTACACCCTACATTTGACCCGCAAGTAATTAAGAATTCTACTCCAATAACAAAAGGTCTCCCAGCATCACCTGGAGCGGCTACAGGTAAGATTGCGTTTACAGCTCAAGAAGCTAAGGATAGAGCGGCTAATGGAGAACAAGTTGTATTAGTTAGACTTGAAACATCTCCAGAAGATATTGAAGGAATGGTTGCTGCACAAGGAGTTCTTACAGTAAGGGGAGGAATGACTTCTCACGCAGCTGTTGTTGCAAGAGGAATGGGAACTTGTTGCGTTGCGGGATGTGGAGATATAAAAATTGATGAAGATGCTAGGGTATTAGAAGTTAATGGTAAGAAGTATACATCAAATGATTTTATATCTATAGATGGTTCTACTGGTAACGTATACGGAGAACAAATTAAAACTGTTGCTCCAGAAATAAGTGGATATTTTGAAATATTTATGAAATGGGCGGATGAGATTAGATCTTTAAGAGTTCGTACTAACGCAGATACTCCAAAAGATGCTGAGCAAGCTATTAAGTTTGGAGCGGAAGGAATTGGATTATGTAGAACAGAACATATGTTCTTTGAAGCCGATAGAATTCCTGTAGTTAGAGAAATGATAGTTTCTAAAACAGAAGATCAAAGGAGAGCGGCATTAGATAAATTATTGCCAATGCAGAGAAAAGATTTTGAAGGTTTGTATGAGGCAATGGAAGGTCATCCAGTTACAATAAGATTTTTGGATCCACCTTTACACGAGTTTTTACCTCATAAAGATGAGGAAATTAAAGAACTTGCTGCTGAAATGGGATTAACATTCGAAGACTTAAAGAATACTGTAGAGAGTTTACATGAATTTAACCCTATGATGGGACATAGGGGATGTAGATTGAGCGTTTCGTATCCTGAAATAGCTGAGATGCAAACTAGAGCTGTAATAGAAGCTGCTATAAATGTAAATAAAGCAAAGGGATTAAATGTAATTCCAGAAATAATGATTCCATTAGTTGGAGAAATAAAAGAGCTTAAATATGTAAAAGAAGTTGTAGTTAAAACAGCTGAAAAAGTAATGGAAGAAAAGGGTGTTAAATTAGAGTACATGGTTGGTACAATGATTGAAATACCTAGAGCAGCTCTTACAGCTGATGAAATAGCAAAAGAAGCTGAGTTCTTCTCATTTGGTACAAATGATTTGACTCAAATGACTTTTGGATTTTCAAGAGATGATGCGTCTAGATTTTTAAATGACTATTATGATAAACAAATTTATGAATCGGATCCATTTGCAAGAATTGATGAAAATGGTGTAGGACAATTAGTTAAGATAGCTGTAGAAAAGGGTAAGAAAACGAGACCAGGCATAAAACTTGGTATTTGTGGAGAGCATGGTGGAGATCCATCTTCAATAGAGTTTTGTCATAATTCTGGATTAAACTATGTATCATGTTCACCATTTAGAGTTCCTGTTGCAAGACTTGCTGCAGCACAAGCTCAGGTTAAAAATAAAAGATAATTTAAAAAGCTGACTATTAAT is from Candidatus Arthromitus sp. SFB-rat-Yit and encodes:
- the ppdK gene encoding pyruvate, phosphate dikinase — its product is MSKKYVYLFSEGDSSMKNLLGGKGVNLCEMTKIGVPVPQGFIVSTEACNQYYEDGKVLTSSIEQEIYETMKKLENITGKQFGGTTNPLLVSVRSGARVSMPGMMDTILNLGLNDEVVEVISKSTNNERFAYDSYRRFIQMFSDVVMGIEKKSFENLMDEMKEKKGVKLDTELNANDLKELVKQFKDHYKKEKGEDFPSDPKKQLIEAVVAVFRSWNNPRAIVYRRMNDYPSSWGTAVNVQEMVFGNKGEQSGTGVAFSRNPSTGENKIFAEYLMNAQGEDVVAGIRTPEPIETLEKRNPAIYKEFMDIVEKLEKHYKDMQDMEFTIEEGKLYFLQTRNGKRTAQAALKIAVDLVEEKLINKEEAILKVEPKQLDTLLHPTFDPQVIKNSTPITKGLPASPGAATGKIAFTAQEAKDRAANGEQVVLVRLETSPEDIEGMVAAQGVLTVRGGMTSHAAVVARGMGTCCVAGCGDIKIDEDARVLEVNGKKYTSNDFISIDGSTGNVYGEQIKTVAPEISGYFEIFMKWADEIRSLRVRTNADTPKDAEQAIKFGAEGIGLCRTEHMFFEADRIPVVREMIVSKTEDQRRAALDKLLPMQRKDFEGLYEAMEGHPVTIRFLDPPLHEFLPHKDEEIKELAAEMGLTFEDLKNTVESLHEFNPMMGHRGCRLSVSYPEIAEMQTRAVIEAAINVNKAKGLNVIPEIMIPLVGEIKELKYVKEVVVKTAEKVMEEKGVKLEYMVGTMIEIPRAALTADEIAKEAEFFSFGTNDLTQMTFGFSRDDASRFLNDYYDKQIYESDPFARIDENGVGQLVKIAVEKGKKTRPGIKLGICGEHGGDPSSIEFCHNSGLNYVSCSPFRVPVARLAAAQAQVKNKR
- a CDS encoding cytidine deaminase, which produces MDKVLIQDLIGKSLEVREKAYVPYSKFPVGSSVLFENSKIFTGCNVENASFGASNCAERTAIFKAVSEGYRKIYALCVVGSLNDFTYPCGICRQVLSEFVFDMNIPVIIAKNKEEYRVHKLSEILPYDFGVKNLI
- the ybeY gene encoding rRNA maturation RNase YbeY, with translation MYINIENCQDTFNIDVNDFINDVVRCVLKFEEVDIDCELNVFLVDNKKIRGINLEYRGIDKSTDCLSFPMLNYKKGNVFKNQYKNYKFKDYELDDGRLILGDIFISLEKANEQSIEFNHSFDREVKYLLIHSLLHLLGYDHIEDCEKQIMRQREKIIIKDLKIFR
- a CDS encoding DUF4342 domain-containing protein, which codes for MSDNLLFQNMEILKEKFGVSYKEAKEVLQNNNNDLIEALIYLEEIYPIKEKSCLVKSHLLYLKNRLSDLYVEGSNQRIIFSKNDEVILDIPLTALIISSFTFVLYPLLLPLHIGSILLFDIQVKVVDKSGKVYDVNSNVKQKVSDTIATSKDKINDIILNANIKAKTDDIKMKAVEFGKKAMENFNGMVENKIANTIKEKSSNYAKFVYDVETDHITEEINFDNDIENDNENHDFIEVTEFAESSDVEISKNEEDSIKNEKIAENE
- the recO gene encoding DNA repair protein RecO produces the protein MKLIDIKGFVLKEQTYKENDKIIWVLCENIGKVSILAKNAKKMKNSKFVLTQLFSLVQLTLVKGKSFYYIEDGSLIKNVNFINNEDIIFYLSYFFELLDISFNDGDVIDVNFFKILIKIFLILESNTIDKDLILRIFEFKLLKKLGCNIEFEKCNYCSQNLKESVVWFDFTFQSVVCNSCSKLKEFKIENRIINIMRFLSKLDIRNIPRLSVTSSDMKFIFNFNKILLDQNLIKMPNSIKFLGGYE
- a CDS encoding HD family phosphohydrolase, with the translated sequence MKLKKVTSGFWKYKNYFILVFLVLFVMIVVLSSTLERKYDLKLGAVSTYTIKAPRETLDRISTEQRINIAKNEVAAQFNHVKEVRYDVLDKINNLFKELYELKNYSVIATTVFDELNKKYDIALDAEGYKKILALDTELINNYERSLNDIINKIYGLKIEDGNLSDIENVKSFAREEVGKKITDTNFVDITLSIIFPMIKPNFFYDSEKTEQKREEAIKNISPVIIKKDQVIISSGETVTENHISILDSLGLLKTSNVNWKLNISIIFLIFFTFLIEYLYYKRYRKECINNANYLNVLLIIKLIIIILVRVIGDQYIYIVPFALGPLAITALIDNKVSLITNLMTLVLIAIITKFNIVVVFIGLFDVILGGLFLKRIKNRMHFIKLSIWFGITNVIVLTTVFCIIANVNSIKLIDIVLSFFSGILSAILVAGILPVFENVFNIVTSMKLLELINPEHPLLRKLVVEAPGTYNHSLMVANLSEAASDAIGANSLLTRVSAYYHDIGKTGRPYFFKENQVANKNPHDRIDPLTSANIIFSHVKYGLQLAREHGLPKFVEHAIEGHHANTLVKYFYVMAKKNAENPDLIKEKDFRYGGELPRTKEVTILMFADSVEAAVRSLSDPTQENIRNTIENIINDKISDGQLKNSPISFKDIEIIKQSFAKTLKGIYHERIEYPKDDTGDKPKEEKD
- the era gene encoding GTPase Era — translated: MHKSGFVSIIGRANVGKSTLLNNFINQKLSIVSSKPQTTRNNVIGILNDENYQIIFTDTPGYHKPRYKLGNYMIKSISDGLKETDIIIFVANIRKEIPRLDLEILEKIKDFNIPKIFVLNKCDEINSKDIMDVLSRYSKILDFNEYIPISALNGKNVDKLLGLILKYLPNGPKYYDSDQMAANNEKFFISEIVREKILKLIRDEVPHGVGVEIVSMKYDDEKKKYNIEGNIFCDKETHKVIIIGKNGEMLKKISTYSRQDMERFLGSKVYIRMWVKVRNNWRDDNNHLKSLGYK
- a CDS encoding diacylglycerol kinase, which encodes MKVKRIVDSFNNALEGMLYAVRTQMNMKIHLVMAFFIMCISLFYDITKIELIILSLTITLVVFAELINTAIEVAIDATTNYYHPLAKIAKNISAGAVLLTALNAGFIGYLIFWDKISNFSFTVINKIKQSNPYMVFIILFMVVIFTVIAKAIYGEGTPLRGGMPSGHSTISFSIATIMAFITNEPIIVGLSFIMAVIVAQSRVDTGVHSLNEVIVGAFIGIGLTVVILKIFYN